ACCGTCGAACGAACCGGTGTGGTTGAGGATGTAGGTCTGGTCGTTGGAGGTGAAGCGACCCCACGGGCCGGTCGCGCTCAGGCCATCTTCGATGTGGTTCGGACCGGCCGAGTAACGGGTCAGCGTGCGATCCTTGGCCCATACCGGATCTTCGTTGGTGTAGTTGACGCCAAACACCAGCGAGGAGCGGTCGGTGGTGGTGCCGGCAGTGAAGGAGTACTGCTCCTTGGAACCGTCGCCACGACCGTTCTGGCCGAAGTACGCCGAGGCTTCTGCACCGTCGTAGTTCTGACGCAGGATGATGTTGACCACACCGGCCACGGCGTCGGAGCCGTAGATCGCCGAGGCGCCGTCCTTCAGGACTTCGATGCGCTCGATCAGCGAGCTCGGGATGGTGGACATGTCGGTCAGGCCGGACAGGCTGGACAGGCTGCTGGTCCAACGCTTGCCGTTCACCAACACCAGGGTACGGTTCTCGCCCAGGTTGTACAGATTGACGTACTGGCCGCCCTGTTCCGGGTCGGAGGTCAGCACGGCAGCCTTGCTGTAGGTCTGCGTGCCGGCAATCGACAGGTTCTGGAGGATGTCGCCGACGCTGACCAGGCCGGACTTCTGAATGTCCTGCTGGGTGACGGTAAAGACCGGCTGTGCGGTTTCGACGTCGACCGAGCGGATGCGCGAGCCGGTGATTTCGATGCGGTCCAGGGTCGTGGTCGACGGGGCGGACTGCTCTTGTGCATTGGCGGCAAAAGCCGGCGTCAACGCGATCGCAATACCGGCGGGCAACAGGCCCAGCCGCACTGCGGAGGTGCGAAGGTTCATCAATCTCTCCAGGGTTCGTTAGTGGCGCGTTAAGCGCCCCCGTGCAAATTACGATTGCGTGAACGCCGTCGCTTTGCGCGTCACGCTACGTGGCTTTGCCGAATCTGGCGGATTGGTCGTCTGGTCCCGGTAACGCGATGCGGAGACCCCGAAGCGCGCGCGAAACGCACGCGCAAAACTGCAGCAATTATCGAAGCCGCTGGCGGCCGCAACCTCACCGATCATCATCGATGTGTCGCGCAACAGATCGGAGGCGCGCTCCAGTCGCAGGCGCGCCGACAATGCCTGTGGGCTTTCCTCGTACAGGCTCTGAAACGTCTTGGAGACATACCAGCCGGAGAAGTTGGTCAGCTGCGCCAGCTCGCTGATGCGCACGACGCGATCGCTGTTGCCTTCCAGGTAGAGCCGGGCGCGCTGCATGCGACCGAAGACCTGGCGGCGACGGCTGCGTGAGCGACCTGGGCACCGCTGCTCCTGCTCGATGAAGTCGCGCTGCATTGCCGCCAGGTGCAGCAACAGCGGGCGTGCAGAGGCACAGCCACTCTGCACTGCCGCGTTGCGCCACAGCCGCAATGCAATACGCAGATCGCTGCGTGACAGGTGGCTGCGCCCCGGATACAGCGTGGCATCGGTTAACTCGGCCAGGGACTGCAGACTGTCGCCGTCGAGACTGACGCCGACGCACAGCGCGCTCCGGTCGGCCTGCACGGTGGGGTGCGAGTCCTTGTCGAAGGCAATCCAGTCGCCGGCACGCAGGCGGAAACGTCCTTCCTTGGATTCCACCCATGCGCGTCCGCGCAACTGCACCCACAGCGTGAACGTCGCAGACGTGGTGCGGATGCTGCCCAGCCGCGAGACTGCCAGACCTGTGGTCGAGGTCGATTCGCTGGCACCATCCAGTGACAGTGCGAGGCCGCGATCGGCAATGATGACCTGTTGCATGTTGGCAGCCCTGTGTACAAAAGAGGGCGCAGTGTTTTGCCGAATCTGGCGCGAATCAGGAAGTTCTGACGAAACTGTGCCGAAATCGCTACGAAACCTTTCCGAAAAATTTACGAAGCCATTTTTCTCAGCATTATCAACATGCTGGAAATGATGCCGGGGGCCGCCGAAGACCGCTCCGGCAGCGCCATGTAGGCGATCGAGCTACCGTCTTCTTCGGCCAGGGCTACATACATCGCGTCGCTGCGCTGGTTCACGCTGAAGCCATTGATGGTGGTGAATTTATCCGCATCCAGGCACTGCGCACGCCCGCTGCGAAGCTCGCTGTCGTAGGCCGCACAGCTGTCAGTGGACGACAGGTAATGCACCCGGCCATCCGCACCTGGTGCCCAACTGCGATACCGCCAACGCGATGGCTGCTGCGGATCCACTGCTCGTACGCTGTCGGCGGCCAGGGTCGGTGCGATCTGCCACAAGCCTGCGCCACTCAGATGCGTGAACAGCACTTGCCCGCTTGTGCGATCCAGGCGCAGCTGCGAGACATCCTGCAAGCTTGCCAGCGCGCGCCAGGGCCGACTGCGCCGGTCGTAGAGCGTGGCGAAGGTGTGCCCATCGTCGTCGGCAGCAACAATCAGCACCTGATTGGGATCAGGCAGATAGATGGCTTGCAGCGGCCGAGTCTGCGGTACCGGCAG
The window above is part of the Xanthomonas cassavae CFBP 4642 genome. Proteins encoded here:
- a CDS encoding helix-turn-helix domain-containing protein — its product is MQQVIIADRGLALSLDGASESTSTTGLAVSRLGSIRTTSATFTLWVQLRGRAWVESKEGRFRLRAGDWIAFDKDSHPTVQADRSALCVGVSLDGDSLQSLAELTDATLYPGRSHLSRSDLRIALRLWRNAAVQSGCASARPLLLHLAAMQRDFIEQEQRCPGRSRSRRRQVFGRMQRARLYLEGNSDRVVRISELAQLTNFSGWYVSKTFQSLYEESPQALSARLRLERASDLLRDTSMMIGEVAAASGFDNCCSFARAFRARFGVSASRYRDQTTNPPDSAKPRSVTRKATAFTQS